From Paracoccus suum, the proteins below share one genomic window:
- the rplO gene encoding 50S ribosomal protein L15, which translates to MKLNELHDNPGANRKKKRVARGPGSGKGKTAGRGIKGQTSRSGVALNGYEGGQMPLYRRLPKRGFNKPNRKDYAVINLGQLQGLVDAGRLEAGTELNEDALLAAGVVRRKLDGIRLLAKGELTAALVLTVAGASKAAVEAVEKAGGRITLTAPVKAQPEAAETAAQ; encoded by the coding sequence ATGAAACTGAACGAACTTCACGACAACCCCGGCGCCAACCGCAAGAAAAAGCGCGTTGCGCGTGGTCCCGGCTCGGGCAAGGGCAAGACTGCCGGCCGCGGTATCAAGGGCCAGACCTCGCGTTCGGGCGTGGCGCTGAACGGCTACGAAGGCGGCCAGATGCCGCTCTACCGCCGCCTGCCCAAGCGCGGCTTCAACAAGCCGAATCGCAAGGATTACGCGGTCATCAATCTCGGCCAGCTGCAGGGCCTGGTCGATGCCGGCCGCCTGGAAGCGGGCACCGAGCTGAACGAGGATGCGCTGCTGGCCGCGGGCGTCGTGCGCCGCAAGCTGGACGGCATCCGCCTGCTCGCCAAGGGCGAACTGACCGCAGCCCTGGTTCTGACCGTTGCCGGCGCCTCCAAGGCAGCCGTCGAGGCGGTCGAAAAAGCCGGTGGCCGCATCACCCTGACCGCTCCGGTCAAGGCCCAACCCGAAGCCGCGGAAACTGCGGCGCAGTAA
- the secY gene encoding preprotein translocase subunit SecY: MASAAEQMAANLSWSAFGKATELKSRIWFTIGLLIIYRLGTYIPVPGIDGSALRNFMDQAQTGIGGILSMFTGGALGRMGVFALGIMPYISASIIIQLLASMVPSLEQMKKEGEQGRKKINQWTRYATVVLATFQAYGLARSLEAGGLAHDPGLFFQASVVITLVGGTMFLMWVGEQITSRGIGNGISLIIFVGIVAEIPTHIAQFLSQGRTGAISAPVILGVIVMVIAVIAFVVFMERALRKIRIQYPRRQVGMKIYEGQASHLPIKVNPAGVIPAIFASSLLLLPVTISTFSGGQAGPVMATILAYFGPGQPLYLLFYAAMIVFFAYFYTHNVSFKVDDVAENLKNQGGFVPGIRPGKRTEDYLRYVTDRVLVIGSAYLAAVCLLPEFIRGQFSVPFYFGGTSVLIVVSVVMDTINQIQSHLLAHQYESLIERSQLRGRRKAGTPKPKRAPARR, from the coding sequence ATGGCGTCAGCCGCAGAACAGATGGCCGCTAACCTCAGCTGGTCGGCTTTCGGCAAAGCCACCGAGCTGAAAAGCCGGATCTGGTTTACCATCGGCCTGCTGATCATCTACCGGCTCGGGACCTATATCCCTGTGCCGGGTATCGATGGCTCGGCCCTTCGCAATTTCATGGATCAGGCACAGACCGGCATCGGCGGCATCCTGTCGATGTTCACCGGTGGCGCGCTGGGTCGGATGGGCGTCTTTGCCCTCGGCATCATGCCCTATATCTCCGCCTCGATCATCATCCAGCTTCTGGCCTCGATGGTCCCGTCGCTGGAGCAGATGAAGAAAGAGGGCGAGCAGGGGCGCAAGAAGATCAACCAGTGGACGCGTTATGCGACCGTGGTTCTGGCGACCTTCCAGGCCTACGGCCTTGCCCGCAGCCTCGAGGCAGGCGGTCTTGCGCATGATCCGGGCCTGTTCTTCCAGGCCTCGGTGGTCATTACCTTGGTCGGCGGCACCATGTTCCTGATGTGGGTCGGCGAGCAGATCACTTCGCGCGGCATTGGCAACGGCATCAGCCTAATCATCTTTGTCGGCATCGTCGCCGAGATTCCGACCCATATCGCCCAGTTCCTCAGCCAAGGCCGCACCGGCGCGATCTCGGCCCCGGTGATTCTGGGCGTGATCGTGATGGTTATCGCGGTGATCGCCTTCGTCGTGTTCATGGAACGCGCCTTGCGCAAGATCCGCATCCAATACCCCCGGCGTCAAGTCGGGATGAAGATCTACGAGGGCCAGGCCTCGCACCTGCCCATCAAGGTCAACCCGGCCGGCGTCATTCCGGCGATCTTCGCCAGCTCGCTGCTGCTGCTGCCGGTCACGATCTCGACCTTCTCGGGCGGCCAGGCCGGCCCGGTCATGGCGACGATCCTGGCCTATTTCGGGCCCGGTCAGCCGCTGTACCTGCTGTTCTACGCGGCGATGATCGTGTTCTTCGCCTACTTCTATACCCACAATGTCAGCTTCAAGGTCGACGACGTGGCCGAGAACCTAAAGAACCAGGGTGGCTTCGTGCCCGGGATTCGGCCGGGCAAGCGGACCGAGGATTACCTTCGCTACGTCACCGACCGCGTGCTGGTCATCGGCTCGGCTTACCTCGCCGCCGTCTGCCTGCTGCCAGAGTTCATTCGCGGCCAGTTCTCGGTGCCGTTCTACTTCGGTGGTACCTCGGTGCTGATCGTGGTCTCGGTGGTCATGGACACCATCAACCAGATCCAGAGCCATCTGTTGGCCCATCAGTACGAATCGCTGATCGAACGCTCTCAGCTGCGTGGCCGCCGCAAGGCGGGAACGCCCAAGCCGAAACGCGCGCCGGCCCGGCGCTGA
- a CDS encoding adenylate kinase yields the protein MSVNIILLGPPGAGKGTQARRLVEARGMVQLSTGDMLRDARNSGTEMGRRVAEVMDRGELVTDEIVIGLIRERLEGPEGAGFIFDGFPRTLPQADALEELMAELGQRIAAVIEMQVDDAVLVARISGRYTCGNCGEVYHDVTRPTKVVGICDVCGSTDLRRRADDNAESLRTRLLEYYKKTSPLVGYYWAKERLRRVDGLAEIEAVAAEIAAILDSGQSAQGA from the coding sequence ATGTCCGTCAACATCATTCTGCTGGGGCCGCCCGGCGCCGGAAAAGGCACCCAGGCGCGCCGCCTGGTCGAGGCGCGCGGCATGGTCCAGCTTTCGACGGGCGACATGCTGCGCGACGCGCGCAACTCGGGCACGGAGATGGGGCGCCGCGTTGCCGAAGTCATGGACCGGGGCGAGCTGGTCACGGACGAGATCGTCATCGGTCTGATCCGCGAGCGGCTCGAAGGCCCCGAGGGCGCCGGCTTCATCTTTGACGGCTTCCCGCGCACGCTACCCCAGGCGGACGCGCTGGAGGAGTTGATGGCCGAGCTTGGCCAGCGCATCGCAGCCGTGATCGAGATGCAGGTCGACGATGCCGTTCTGGTGGCGCGGATCAGCGGCCGCTACACCTGCGGCAACTGCGGCGAGGTCTATCACGACGTGACCCGGCCGACCAAGGTCGTGGGCATCTGCGATGTCTGCGGCTCGACCGACCTGCGCCGCCGCGCGGATGACAATGCCGAAAGCCTGCGGACCCGGCTGCTGGAATATTACAAAAAGACATCGCCACTGGTCGGCTATTACTGGGCCAAGGAACGACTGCGCCGCGTTGACGGCCTGGCCGAGATCGAGGCAGTCGCAGCCGAGATCGCCGCGATCCTCGATTCGGGGCAATCCGCGCAAGGCGCTTGA
- the rpsM gene encoding 30S ribosomal protein S13, with the protein MARIAGVNIPTGKRVPIALQYIHGIGPLNAEKICEAVGIDRSRRVNELSDAEVLQIREFIDANLAVEGDLRRETQMNIKRLMDLGSYRGLRHRRGLPVRGQRTHTNARTRKGPAKAIAGKKK; encoded by the coding sequence TTGGCCCGTATCGCTGGCGTCAACATCCCTACCGGCAAGCGCGTTCCCATCGCGCTGCAATATATCCACGGCATCGGCCCGCTCAACGCCGAGAAGATCTGCGAAGCCGTCGGCATCGACCGCTCGCGCCGCGTGAACGAGTTGTCGGACGCAGAAGTCCTGCAGATCCGCGAATTCATCGACGCCAACCTCGCGGTCGAGGGTGACCTGCGTCGCGAGACGCAGATGAACATCAAGCGGCTGATGGACCTCGGCTCGTACCGCGGCCTGCGTCATCGTCGCGGCCTGCCGGTGCGCGGTCAGCGCACCCACACCAATGCCCGCACCCGCAAGGGCCCGGCGAAGGCTATCGCCGGTAAGAAGAAATAA
- the rpsK gene encoding 30S ribosomal protein S11: MARDKTRMKRKERKNIATGVAHVNSSFNNTKILISDVQGNAIAWSSAGTMGFKGSRKSTPYAAQMAAEDAGRKAQEHGVRTIEVEVQGPGSGRESALRALAAVGFNVTAIRDVTPIAHNGCRPPKRRRV, translated from the coding sequence ATGGCACGCGACAAGACCCGTATGAAGCGCAAAGAGCGCAAGAACATCGCCACTGGCGTGGCTCATGTGAACTCCAGCTTCAACAACACCAAGATCCTGATCTCGGACGTGCAGGGCAACGCGATCGCATGGTCGTCGGCCGGCACCATGGGCTTCAAGGGCAGCCGGAAATCGACCCCATATGCCGCGCAGATGGCGGCAGAGGATGCGGGCCGCAAGGCGCAGGAGCATGGCGTTCGCACCATCGAAGTCGAGGTCCAGGGACCCGGCTCGGGCCGCGAATCGGCTCTGCGCGCTCTGGCCGCGGTCGGCTTCAACGTCACCGCGATTCGTGACGTGACCCCGATCGCCCACAACGGCTGCCGCCCGCCCAAGCGCCGGCGCGTCTGA
- a CDS encoding DNA-directed RNA polymerase subunit alpha, giving the protein MIHKNWAELIKPTQLEVRPGADATRVATVVAEPLERGFGLTLGNALRRVLMSSLQGAAITSVQIDNVLHEFSSVAGVREDVTDIVLNLKGVTLKMDVDTPKRLTLSAKGPGEVRAGAIQETAGITVLNRDHLICHLDDGAELNVELTVQNGKGYVAADKNRPEDAPIGLIPIDAIFSPVKRVSYEVTPTREGQVLDYDKLTMRVETDGSLTPEDAVAYAARILQDQLAVFVNFEEPESARAASAEDGLEFDPRLLKKVDELELSVRSANCLKNDNIVYIGDLIQKTEAEMLRTPNFGRKSLNEIKEVLSGMGLHLGMDVVDWPPENIEDLAKRFDDQF; this is encoded by the coding sequence ATGATCCACAAGAATTGGGCCGAGCTTATCAAGCCGACGCAGCTTGAAGTTCGTCCCGGCGCCGACGCCACCCGCGTCGCCACCGTGGTCGCCGAACCGCTCGAGCGCGGCTTTGGCCTTACGCTCGGCAACGCCCTGCGCCGCGTGCTCATGTCCTCGCTCCAGGGCGCGGCAATCACCTCGGTGCAGATCGACAACGTGCTGCACGAGTTTTCGTCGGTCGCCGGCGTCCGTGAAGACGTGACCGACATCGTCCTGAACCTCAAGGGCGTCACGCTCAAGATGGACGTGGACACGCCCAAGCGCCTGACGCTGTCGGCCAAGGGTCCGGGCGAGGTCCGTGCCGGTGCGATCCAGGAAACTGCCGGGATTACGGTCCTGAACCGCGACCACCTGATCTGCCACCTCGATGACGGCGCCGAACTGAATGTCGAGCTGACGGTGCAGAACGGCAAGGGCTATGTCGCCGCGGACAAGAACCGTCCCGAGGACGCGCCGATCGGCCTGATCCCGATCGACGCGATCTTCTCGCCGGTCAAGCGCGTCAGCTACGAAGTCACGCCCACCCGCGAGGGCCAGGTGCTGGACTATGACAAGCTGACCATGCGCGTCGAGACCGACGGCTCGCTGACCCCGGAGGACGCCGTGGCCTACGCCGCGCGCATCCTGCAAGACCAATTGGCGGTGTTCGTGAACTTCGAGGAGCCGGAGTCGGCCCGCGCGGCGTCGGCCGAGGACGGGCTCGAGTTCGATCCGCGTCTGCTGAAGAAAGTCGACGAGCTTGAGCTGTCGGTCCGTTCGGCCAACTGCCTCAAGAACGACAACATCGTTTACATCGGCGATCTGATCCAGAAGACCGAAGCCGAGATGCTGCGGACCCCGAACTTCGGCCGAAAGTCCTTGAATGAGATCAAGGAAGTTCTGTCGGGCATGGGCCTGCACCTCGGCATGGACGTGGTCGACTGGCCGCCGGAAAACATCGAAGACCTGGCCAAGCGTTTCGACGACCAGTTCTGA
- the rplQ gene encoding 50S ribosomal protein L17, which yields MRHARGYRRLNRTHEHRKALFANMAGSLIEHEQIKTTLPKAKELRPIIEKLITLAKRGDLHARRQAAAQLKQDQYVARLFEILGPRYKDRQGGYVRVLKAGFRYGDMAPMAIIEFVDRDPNAKGAADRARVEAEFAAEDEVSA from the coding sequence ATGCGTCACGCCCGCGGCTATCGCCGCCTGAACCGCACCCACGAGCACCGCAAGGCCCTGTTCGCGAACATGGCCGGCAGCCTGATCGAGCATGAGCAGATCAAGACGACCTTGCCCAAGGCCAAGGAATTGCGGCCGATCATCGAAAAGCTGATCACGCTGGCCAAGCGCGGCGATCTGCACGCCCGCCGCCAAGCTGCCGCGCAGCTCAAGCAGGACCAGTATGTCGCCCGCCTGTTCGAAATTCTTGGCCCGCGCTACAAGGACCGTCAGGGCGGCTACGTCCGTGTCCTGAAAGCCGGCTTCCGCTATGGCGACATGGCGCCCATGGCCATCATCGAATTCGTCGATCGCGACCCGAACGCCAAGGGCGCCGCCGACCGGGCCCGCGTCGAGGCCGAGTTTGCCGCTGAGGACGAGGTCAGCGCCTGA
- a CDS encoding autoinducer binding domain-containing protein — MIARSEVQAALPNLGKLAPSGYFLGFHIRFAAPLIQYQTYSQAWADRYAMNAYALRDPVIAWGFSTTGACRWSVLPVPDPFGILKDAANHGLKYGLTVSYGAITSRSIACLAHDEREFTDTEVEMISTTIRRLHDILTPPESLTKAQKEALRCIAEGDRHAAAAAKLGISESAFKARLISARERLDARTTAEALQRAKDYRLL, encoded by the coding sequence ATGATTGCGCGATCCGAAGTTCAAGCCGCCTTACCAAACCTGGGTAAACTTGCGCCTTCCGGGTATTTTCTGGGCTTTCACATCCGTTTCGCGGCCCCACTCATCCAGTATCAAACCTATAGCCAGGCATGGGCAGACCGCTATGCGATGAACGCCTATGCGTTGCGGGATCCCGTCATCGCCTGGGGCTTTTCGACCACCGGCGCCTGCCGGTGGAGCGTGCTGCCTGTGCCTGACCCCTTCGGCATCTTGAAAGACGCCGCCAACCACGGCCTTAAATACGGGCTGACGGTTTCCTACGGCGCCATCACGTCGCGCAGCATCGCCTGCCTTGCGCATGATGAGCGCGAGTTCACCGACACGGAAGTCGAAATGATTTCCACCACCATCCGGCGGTTACATGATATTTTGACCCCGCCGGAGAGCCTGACGAAGGCTCAGAAAGAGGCCCTTCGGTGCATTGCGGAGGGCGACCGGCATGCGGCAGCGGCTGCCAAACTTGGTATCTCGGAGAGTGCCTTCAAGGCGCGGCTCATCTCGGCGCGCGAGCGGCTGGATGCGCGGACGACTGCGGAAGCACTGCAAAGGGCTAAGGATTACCGTTTGCTGTAG
- a CDS encoding acyl-homoserine-lactone synthase: MQTTTLSFSNLHQHGELFANLLRARKQSFIVQNNWDLPEDEGMEFDQYDTPQSRWVAIHERGQVMAGVRLTPTTARCGIYSYMIRDAQLGILGGTIPTDLLYDEAPVASHVWESSRVFVSHAVPTETRRKVQLALIGEMTRAARDLGATRLIGIITTQWPIWAKRLHLDIQGIGRPLDFEDGQSQAVSISLATKLH; the protein is encoded by the coding sequence ATGCAGACGACCACCCTGTCCTTCTCGAACCTGCACCAGCATGGCGAATTGTTCGCCAACCTGCTGCGGGCCCGCAAACAGAGCTTCATCGTCCAGAACAACTGGGATCTGCCCGAGGACGAGGGCATGGAGTTCGACCAGTACGATACACCGCAGAGCCGGTGGGTCGCCATCCACGAGCGTGGCCAGGTGATGGCCGGGGTCCGGCTGACGCCGACCACGGCGCGCTGCGGTATCTACAGCTACATGATCCGTGATGCGCAGCTCGGCATCCTAGGTGGCACGATCCCGACCGACCTGCTCTATGACGAGGCCCCGGTTGCCAGCCACGTCTGGGAAAGCTCGCGGGTGTTCGTCAGCCATGCCGTCCCGACCGAGACGCGGCGCAAGGTCCAACTCGCCCTGATCGGCGAGATGACCCGCGCGGCTCGCGATCTGGGCGCGACTCGACTGATCGGCATCATCACCACCCAGTGGCCGATCTGGGCTAAGCGTCTGCATCTGGACATCCAGGGCATCGGCCGGCCGCTGGATTTCGAGGATGGCCAATCGCAGGCCGTGTCGATCAGCCTGGCGACCAAACTGCACTGA
- a CDS encoding replication-associated recombination protein A: MPADLFDQNPTDPAVGGTPAPAGHRPLADRLRPQSLAEVIGQGKVLSSDGPLGSMLEAGSLGSLILWGPPGVGKTTIARLLADQTDLHFVQISAIFSGVPELRRVFEAARMRRDQGRGTLLFVDEIHRFNKAQQDSFLPLMEDGTILLVGATTENPSFELNAALLSRAQVIVLERLSLADLELLAQRAEREMGRPLPMTAPARERLLGMADGDGRAALNLIEQVFAWRLPGPLDPEGLAQRLMRRAAKYDKSGDEHYNLISALHKSVRGSDPDAALYWFARMLEGGEDPRYLARRITRMAIEDIGLADPDAQTHCLHAWEVYERLGSPEGELALAQALIYLALAPKSNAGYRAFSDAKAEAKRTGSLMPPAHILNAPTKLMKDQGYGAGYAYDHNAEDGFSGQNYFPEGIKRPVLYSPVERGFERELKKRLDWFVQQRLKRGQPKGG, encoded by the coding sequence ATGCCAGCCGACCTGTTTGACCAGAACCCGACCGACCCCGCCGTGGGCGGGACCCCCGCGCCCGCAGGCCATAGACCGCTGGCCGATCGCCTGCGGCCGCAGTCGCTGGCCGAGGTCATTGGCCAGGGCAAGGTGCTTTCCAGCGATGGTCCCCTTGGCTCGATGCTGGAGGCGGGCAGCCTCGGGTCGCTGATCCTTTGGGGACCACCCGGCGTCGGCAAGACCACGATTGCGCGGCTTCTCGCTGACCAGACTGACCTGCATTTCGTCCAGATCAGCGCCATCTTTTCCGGCGTTCCCGAACTGCGCCGGGTGTTCGAGGCGGCACGAATGCGCCGCGATCAGGGTCGCGGCACATTGTTGTTCGTCGACGAGATCCACCGCTTCAACAAGGCGCAGCAGGACAGCTTTCTGCCACTGATGGAGGACGGCACGATCCTGCTGGTCGGCGCGACGACCGAGAACCCTAGCTTCGAGTTGAACGCCGCCCTGCTGTCGCGGGCGCAGGTAATCGTGCTCGAGCGCCTCTCGCTCGCCGACCTTGAATTGCTGGCACAACGGGCCGAACGCGAGATGGGCCGGCCGCTGCCGATGACGGCCCCGGCGCGCGAGCGCCTGCTGGGGATGGCAGACGGCGATGGCCGCGCGGCCCTGAACCTGATCGAGCAGGTGTTTGCCTGGCGCCTGCCGGGCCCGCTCGACCCCGAGGGGCTGGCGCAGCGCCTCATGCGGCGGGCGGCCAAATATGACAAATCCGGGGACGAGCATTACAACCTGATCTCGGCCCTGCACAAATCGGTGCGTGGCAGCGACCCGGACGCGGCTCTCTACTGGTTTGCGCGGATGCTCGAGGGGGGCGAGGACCCGCGCTATCTGGCCCGGCGCATCACCCGCATGGCGATCGAGGACATCGGCCTCGCCGATCCCGACGCCCAGACCCATTGCCTGCATGCCTGGGAGGTCTATGAGCGGCTCGGCAGCCCCGAAGGCGAGTTGGCCTTGGCCCAGGCGCTGATCTATCTGGCGCTCGCGCCCAAATCCAACGCCGGCTACCGGGCCTTTTCCGATGCGAAGGCCGAGGCAAAGCGCACAGGCAGCCTGATGCCCCCGGCGCATATCCTGAACGCACCGACCAAGCTGATGAAGGATCAGGGCTATGGCGCCGGCTACGCCTATGACCACAACGCCGAGGACGGCTTTTCCGGCCAGAACTACTTCCCTGAAGGCATCAAGCGCCCGGTCCTCTACAGCCCGGTCGAGCGCGGCTTTGAACGCGAGCTGAAAAAGCGTCTCGACTGGTTCGTGCAGCAGCGGCTGAAGCGCGGCCAGCCCAAGGGCGGTTGA
- the crcB gene encoding fluoride efflux transporter CrcB: MNNYLQVAAGGAIGATLRYAATRAVPGHGPQFPVATLGVNVAGCLAMGLLAALFAHRGGQHLAPFLMTGVLGGFTTFSAFSLDALTLWGRGQHPLAAAYVLASVVLSLAAVMAGLALGRAIFA, translated from the coding sequence ATGAACAACTATCTTCAGGTCGCCGCCGGTGGCGCCATCGGCGCCACGCTGCGCTATGCCGCAACCCGCGCGGTGCCCGGCCATGGCCCGCAATTTCCGGTCGCCACGCTGGGCGTGAACGTCGCCGGTTGCCTCGCCATGGGCCTGCTCGCCGCGCTGTTTGCCCATCGCGGCGGCCAGCATCTCGCGCCCTTCCTGATGACCGGCGTGCTAGGCGGATTCACCACTTTTTCCGCCTTCTCCCTCGACGCGCTGACTTTGTGGGGGCGGGGGCAGCACCCGCTGGCAGCCGCCTATGTGCTGGCCTCGGTCGTCCTGTCGCTGGCGGCGGTGATGGCCGGCCTTGCGCTCGGCCGGGCGATCTTCGCATGA
- a CDS encoding RluA family pseudouridine synthase, giving the protein MSGVLSLTVGADEGDQRLDRWLRRQFPQLNQIAIEKMCRKGELRVDGGRVKPATRIEAGQQVRVPPLPDASAAPAVVRAPRPGTPSEADAAMIQAAVLWKDQHIIALNKPPGLPSQGGSGQGNRHVDGLTAALMFGYKDRPKLVHRLDKDTSGVLLLARTDRVARGLSEAFRHRDTRKIYWAAVAGVPHPRMGTIRFGLIKGGHDSERMICIHPSKVDQTEGAKRATTDYAVLDNLGSRASWCALVPITGRTHQLRAHMAELGHPIVGDGKYGGSGQENLGDGWGAQLGGEISRKLHLHARSLTVKHPITGEMLTITAPLPEHMARTWETLGWSERDVPADPFAEVL; this is encoded by the coding sequence ATGAGCGGCGTTCTCAGCCTGACGGTCGGGGCGGACGAGGGGGACCAGCGGCTGGATCGCTGGCTGCGCCGGCAATTCCCGCAACTGAACCAGATCGCCATCGAAAAGATGTGCCGCAAGGGCGAGCTGCGGGTCGATGGTGGCCGGGTCAAGCCCGCCACCCGGATCGAGGCCGGCCAGCAGGTTCGGGTGCCGCCGCTGCCCGACGCCTCGGCTGCGCCCGCAGTAGTCCGCGCCCCGCGTCCCGGCACCCCGTCCGAGGCGGATGCCGCCATGATCCAGGCGGCCGTGCTGTGGAAAGACCAGCATATCATCGCCCTGAACAAGCCGCCGGGCCTGCCCAGTCAAGGTGGCAGCGGGCAGGGCAACCGCCATGTCGACGGGCTGACCGCCGCGCTGATGTTCGGATACAAGGACCGGCCCAAGCTGGTCCATCGCCTCGACAAGGACACCTCTGGGGTGCTGTTGCTGGCCCGCACCGACCGAGTGGCGCGGGGCCTCTCCGAGGCGTTTCGGCACCGTGACACCCGCAAGATCTACTGGGCCGCCGTCGCCGGCGTGCCACACCCGCGCATGGGCACCATCCGCTTTGGACTGATCAAGGGTGGCCACGACAGCGAGCGCATGATCTGCATCCACCCGTCCAAGGTGGACCAGACCGAGGGCGCCAAGCGCGCCACCACCGATTACGCCGTCCTCGACAACCTCGGCTCGCGCGCCAGCTGGTGCGCGTTGGTGCCCATCACCGGGCGCACCCACCAGTTGCGCGCGCATATGGCCGAACTGGGCCACCCCATCGTCGGCGACGGCAAATACGGCGGCTCGGGGCAGGAGAACCTTGGCGACGGCTGGGGCGCGCAACTCGGCGGCGAGATCAGCCGCAAGCTGCACCTGCACGCCCGCTCGCTGACCGTAAAGCACCCGATCACCGGCGAGATGCTGACCATCACTGCACCGCTGCCCGAACATATGGCCCGCACCTGGGAGACGCTCGGCTGGTCCGAGCGCGACGTGCCGGCCGATCCCTTCGCCGAGGTCCTGTGA
- a CDS encoding HAD-IA family hydrolase yields the protein MKLILFDVDGTLVDSQHHIHAAMRHAFDAEGVPSPDLAQVRGIVGLSLPQAMAALAPDLPRDRQMRLVEGYRGAFMGIRHQKEALLYDGAAACVAQFSGRDDLLLGIATGKSRRGLHAMIAHHGFTGTFTTLQCADDHPSKPDPAMILTAMAEVGAAPEATVMIGDTSFDMAMARAAGVHALGVGWGYHPPGALREAGAAVVAENFPALTERLENWTTSGALA from the coding sequence GTGAAGCTGATTCTGTTCGACGTCGATGGCACGCTGGTGGACAGCCAGCATCACATCCATGCGGCGATGCGTCATGCCTTTGACGCCGAGGGTGTGCCCAGTCCTGATCTGGCGCAGGTGCGCGGCATCGTCGGCCTGTCGCTGCCGCAGGCGATGGCGGCGCTGGCGCCGGACTTGCCGCGAGATCGCCAGATGCGGCTCGTCGAGGGCTATCGCGGCGCATTCATGGGCATCCGCCATCAGAAAGAAGCGCTGCTATATGACGGTGCCGCGGCCTGCGTCGCGCAGTTTTCGGGGCGCGACGATCTGTTGCTGGGAATCGCGACCGGCAAAAGTCGGCGCGGTCTGCACGCGATGATCGCGCATCATGGCTTTACGGGCACGTTCACCACGTTGCAATGCGCCGACGATCACCCCTCCAAACCTGATCCGGCGATGATTCTGACCGCGATGGCCGAGGTGGGTGCGGCGCCCGAGGCGACGGTGATGATCGGCGATACCAGCTTCGACATGGCCATGGCCCGGGCCGCTGGCGTTCACGCGCTGGGGGTCGGCTGGGGGTACCATCCACCCGGCGCGCTGCGCGAAGCCGGTGCGGCAGTCGTTGCCGAGAATTTCCCGGCCCTCACGGAGCGCCTGGAGAACTGGACCACGTCGGGGGCCCTTGCATGA